The proteins below come from a single Microbacterium sp. SLBN-154 genomic window:
- a CDS encoding metallophosphoesterase, translated as MPHPLTRAALTTLGVVGAAGTAAAVWGVGIERYLFTVREHQLQLLPAGARPLRILHVSDAHMAPWQRRKQRWIAGLAALEPDLIINTGDNLGHPLGLDGIRAAFGPFRGIPGVYVHGSNDHVAPSPRNPFKYFLGPSKLKTEPELLDTDLLDRYLTDELGWHDLNNTVAALDAAGARIHAFGVNDAHRGWDRLGSLPEPIQRMREAEDAALTIGVTHAPYRRVLDAFVDLGADAVFAGHTHGGQVRLPGVGALVANCDIPLDQARGLSTWAHDGHIAPLNVSAGLGHSIYAPVRFACRPEATLITVLPGR; from the coding sequence GTGCCGCACCCTCTGACGAGGGCCGCCCTCACCACGCTCGGCGTGGTGGGGGCGGCCGGCACCGCCGCGGCGGTCTGGGGAGTCGGGATCGAGCGTTACCTTTTCACGGTCCGTGAGCACCAGCTGCAGCTCCTCCCCGCGGGCGCCCGCCCGCTGCGCATCCTCCACGTCTCCGACGCGCACATGGCGCCGTGGCAGCGGCGGAAGCAGCGCTGGATCGCCGGCCTCGCGGCGCTCGAACCCGACCTGATCATCAACACCGGCGACAATCTCGGCCACCCGCTGGGCCTCGACGGCATCCGCGCCGCGTTCGGGCCGTTCCGCGGCATCCCCGGGGTGTATGTCCACGGCTCCAACGATCACGTGGCACCCAGCCCGCGCAATCCGTTCAAGTACTTCCTGGGCCCGTCGAAGCTCAAGACCGAGCCCGAACTGCTCGACACCGACCTGCTCGATCGGTATCTCACCGATGAGCTCGGCTGGCACGATCTGAACAACACCGTCGCCGCTCTCGACGCCGCCGGAGCCCGCATCCACGCGTTCGGTGTCAACGACGCCCACCGCGGGTGGGATCGCCTGGGGTCGCTTCCCGAACCGATCCAGCGGATGCGAGAGGCCGAGGACGCGGCGCTCACGATCGGTGTGACCCACGCGCCCTACCGCCGCGTTCTGGACGCCTTCGTCGATCTCGGGGCGGACGCGGTTTTCGCCGGACACACCCACGGCGGACAGGTGCGCCTTCCCGGTGTCGGCGCACTCGTGGCGAACTGCGACATCCCGCTCGATCAAGCGCGTGGGCTGAGCACCTGGGCGCACGACGGTCACATCGCGCCGCTCAATGTCAGCGCCGGTCTCGGCCACTCGATCTATGCCCCGGTGCGCTTCGCGTGCCGCCCGGAGGCGACGCTCATCACCGTCCTCCCCGGCCGCTGA
- a CDS encoding HAD-IIB family hydrolase yields the protein MNDTSPPSTPKLVAFDLDDTLAPSKSAIDPRIGDQLIALAERVEVAIISGGQLSQFRTQVVDLLPAAASDILDHVHLLPTCGTQYYRIDADGIRTVYAHSLTDDQKSRAIAAVEEEARRLGLWESEPWGDILEDRGSQITFSALGQQAPLDAKTAWDPTGEKKNALRDAVAVRIPDLEVRSGGSTSVDITHRGIDKAYGMRQLSDQTGIALDDMLFVGDRLDPHGNDYPVLAMGLRCQAVEGWEDTATFLDALLPTLSPRA from the coding sequence GTGAACGACACCTCGCCCCCGTCCACCCCGAAGCTCGTCGCCTTCGACCTGGACGACACCCTCGCGCCTTCCAAGAGCGCCATCGATCCCCGCATCGGCGATCAGCTGATCGCGCTGGCCGAGCGCGTCGAAGTCGCCATCATCTCGGGCGGTCAGCTGTCGCAGTTCCGCACGCAGGTCGTCGATCTTCTGCCGGCGGCCGCGTCCGACATCCTCGATCACGTCCACCTGCTGCCCACCTGCGGCACCCAGTACTACCGGATCGATGCCGACGGCATCCGCACGGTCTACGCGCACAGCCTCACCGACGACCAGAAGTCGCGCGCCATCGCCGCCGTCGAGGAGGAGGCCCGGCGCTTGGGCCTGTGGGAGAGCGAGCCGTGGGGTGACATCCTCGAGGACCGAGGGTCGCAGATCACCTTCTCCGCTCTCGGTCAGCAGGCGCCGCTGGACGCCAAGACGGCGTGGGACCCCACCGGCGAGAAGAAGAACGCCCTCCGCGACGCCGTCGCCGTTCGCATCCCCGACCTCGAGGTCCGATCGGGCGGCTCGACGTCGGTCGACATCACGCACCGCGGAATCGACAAAGCCTACGGCATGCGTCAGCTCTCCGATCAGACGGGCATCGCGCTCGATGACATGCTCTTCGTCGGAGACCGCCTCGACCCGCACGGCAACGACTACCCCGTCCTGGCGATGGGTCTGCGCTGCCAGGCCGTCGAGGGCTGGGAGGACACGGCGACCTTCCTCGACGCCCTGCTGCCGACCCTCTCCCCTCGCGCCTGA
- a CDS encoding alpha-hydroxy acid oxidase: MTEPTTRRQLPVPADLRELMRFKRPELNGTRRRLTSALTIADLRAIAQRRTPKAAFDYTDGAAEGELSLARARRAFEDVEFHPSILRPAEHVDTSLTVLGGTSALPFGIAPTGFTRLMHTAGERAGASAAGAAGIPFTLSTLGTTSIEDVRATNPHGRNWFQLYVMRDREISYELVRRAAAAGFDTLLFTVDTPVAGARLRDKRNGFSIPPQLTIGTILNALPRPWWWFDFLTTPKLEFASLNSTGGTVGELLDAAMDPTISYDDLGVIRDLWPGKIVVKGVQTVEDAVRLIEAGVDGIVLSNHGGRQLDRAPVPFHLLPHVVREVGKDATVMVDTGIMHGADIVASIALGASFTLVGRAYLYGLMAGGRAGVDRAIAILREEIERTMRLLGVSSLAELEPAHVTQLTRLVPVGDAARAQRAR, from the coding sequence ATGACCGAGCCCACCACCCGGCGACAGCTGCCTGTGCCGGCAGACCTGCGCGAGCTCATGCGGTTCAAGCGTCCCGAGCTGAACGGCACTCGGCGCCGCCTCACCTCGGCCCTCACCATCGCCGATCTCCGGGCGATCGCCCAGCGCCGCACGCCGAAGGCGGCGTTCGACTACACCGACGGGGCGGCCGAGGGAGAGCTGTCGCTGGCACGGGCGCGGCGCGCCTTCGAGGACGTTGAGTTCCACCCGTCGATCCTCCGACCCGCCGAGCACGTCGATACCTCCCTCACCGTCCTCGGCGGCACGAGCGCGTTGCCGTTCGGGATCGCACCGACAGGGTTCACCCGTCTGATGCATACCGCGGGGGAGCGGGCCGGCGCCTCGGCGGCGGGCGCCGCGGGGATCCCGTTCACGCTCTCGACGCTCGGGACGACCTCCATCGAGGACGTGAGAGCCACGAACCCGCATGGTCGCAACTGGTTCCAGCTGTACGTCATGCGCGACCGGGAGATCTCCTACGAGCTCGTTCGACGGGCTGCGGCGGCCGGATTCGACACGCTGCTGTTCACCGTCGACACCCCGGTGGCGGGGGCGCGCCTCCGCGACAAGCGGAACGGCTTCTCGATCCCGCCTCAGCTGACGATCGGGACGATCCTCAACGCCCTCCCGCGGCCGTGGTGGTGGTTCGATTTTCTGACGACGCCGAAGCTGGAGTTCGCCTCACTGAATTCGACCGGTGGCACGGTCGGAGAGCTGCTGGATGCCGCGATGGACCCGACCATCAGCTACGACGACCTCGGTGTCATCCGGGACCTCTGGCCGGGCAAGATCGTCGTCAAGGGCGTTCAGACGGTCGAGGATGCCGTGCGCCTGATCGAGGCGGGCGTGGACGGCATCGTCCTGTCGAACCACGGGGGGCGTCAACTCGATCGCGCTCCGGTGCCCTTCCACCTGCTTCCGCATGTCGTGCGGGAGGTCGGCAAGGACGCGACGGTGATGGTCGACACCGGGATCATGCACGGTGCCGACATCGTCGCGTCGATCGCACTCGGCGCCTCCTTCACCCTCGTCGGACGGGCCTACCTGTACGGCCTGATGGCGGGCGGGCGTGCCGGCGTCGATCGGGCGATCGCGATCCTCCGGGAGGAGATCGAGCGCACGATGCGCCTGCTGGGGGTGTCCAGCCTCGCGGAGCTGGAGCCCGCGCACGTGACGCAGCTCACCCGTCTGGTGCCGGTCGGCGATGCGGCGCGCGCTCAGCGCGCGCGCTGA
- a CDS encoding FadR/GntR family transcriptional regulator produces the protein MPSPDDPPSPAPRAWQVVLEHIERDLLDDTLAPGDHLPPERDLAARLGVGRSSVREALRVLEVMGLIRTGTGSGPSSGAVIIATPRGGMSALLRLQVAAHGFPLDDVVRTRVALESAVVEDLASQGAPDTAPVRRILDAMDVAERTRDEFLTLDAQFHLGLAEASGNLVITATMAGLRSAIESYVRIGAARVADWSAMSTRLQLEHRAIVEAVEAGDPGRARDLVRAHIVGYYADARLARETSTPSERTKT, from the coding sequence ATGCCCTCACCAGACGATCCCCCGTCGCCCGCCCCGCGAGCGTGGCAGGTCGTCCTCGAGCACATCGAGCGCGACCTCCTCGACGACACCCTCGCCCCCGGTGATCACCTTCCGCCCGAGCGCGACCTCGCGGCACGCCTCGGGGTCGGACGCTCGAGCGTGCGTGAAGCGCTTCGTGTTCTCGAGGTGATGGGGCTCATCCGTACCGGGACGGGTTCGGGGCCCAGCTCGGGGGCGGTGATCATCGCCACCCCGCGCGGTGGTATGTCGGCGCTTCTCCGACTGCAGGTGGCCGCACACGGGTTCCCTCTCGACGACGTGGTCCGCACCCGGGTGGCGCTGGAGAGCGCCGTCGTGGAAGATCTCGCCTCGCAGGGCGCGCCCGACACGGCCCCGGTCCGCCGCATCCTCGACGCCATGGACGTCGCAGAGCGTACCCGTGACGAATTCCTGACGCTCGACGCGCAGTTCCATCTCGGCCTCGCCGAAGCATCCGGAAATCTCGTCATCACCGCCACGATGGCGGGACTGCGCAGTGCGATCGAGTCGTATGTGCGGATCGGTGCCGCACGCGTGGCGGACTGGTCGGCGATGTCGACGCGGCTCCAGCTCGAGCACCGCGCCATCGTTGAGGCGGTCGAGGCGGGTGACCCCGGACGCGCCCGTGACCTCGTGCGCGCCCACATCGTCGGGTACTACGCCGACGCCCGCCTGGCCCGTGAGACATCCACGCCCTCGGAGAGGACGAAGACATGA
- a CDS encoding thymidine kinase, with product MAKLYFRYGAMNSGKSTALLQAAYNYEERGQHVLLAKPAIDTKDAAKVSSRLGVTRDVDFLVGPDDDIRLLFGEHRERVRRAAEDALVPEAGETIPDVACLLIDEAQFLTREQVDDLLRIVVLDGVPVLAYGIRTDFRTDAFPGSARLMELAHSLEELKTICRCGSKALFNARLVSGRFVFDGDQVAIDELSADRVTYESMCAECYLRESGGRLDGR from the coding sequence GTGGCAAAGCTGTATTTCCGCTACGGCGCGATGAACTCCGGGAAGTCGACCGCTCTGCTGCAGGCCGCCTACAACTATGAAGAGCGCGGACAGCACGTTCTGCTCGCCAAGCCGGCGATCGACACCAAGGATGCCGCCAAGGTCTCGAGTCGTCTGGGAGTCACTCGCGATGTCGACTTCCTCGTCGGACCCGACGACGACATCCGCCTGCTGTTCGGCGAGCACCGTGAGCGCGTCCGGCGAGCGGCGGAGGATGCGCTCGTTCCCGAGGCGGGCGAGACCATCCCTGACGTGGCCTGTCTCCTCATCGACGAGGCCCAGTTCCTCACGCGCGAACAGGTCGATGATCTGCTGCGCATCGTCGTCCTCGACGGTGTGCCGGTTCTCGCCTACGGCATCCGTACCGACTTCCGTACCGATGCCTTTCCCGGGTCCGCCCGGTTGATGGAGCTCGCCCACAGTCTCGAGGAGCTGAAGACGATCTGCCGTTGCGGGAGCAAGGCCCTCTTCAACGCCCGGCTGGTCAGCGGCCGGTTCGTCTTCGACGGCGACCAGGTCGCGATCGACGAGCTCTCGGCCGACCGCGTGACCTACGAATCCATGTGCGCGGAGTGCTACCTGCGCGAATCGGGCGGACGTCTCGACGGGCGGTAG
- a CDS encoding DUF2207 domain-containing protein → MVFAKSVAVAGLLLASVAGISAPGPSAAEAVSADVDDFSYDSFAGEYWLGREPSGRSALFTTETIVARFPEFDQNRGIVRAIPKADSGVDHDTSVVSVTGEGGEPIPWWTEEDEEFVYVLTGDDSYVRGAQTYVISYTMTDVVVRYDDTDADEFTWDTVGTDHAQPFDAVEAVVHVLGDPADGLLPGRAFCYTGPAGSTELCDIREAAPPTALGAAVAAWAAGLDAGAAPSVEASFIADDTGLGPDENVTVSLGFATGTFAAVSPPPPPPYPWWEWVLPGAGLACGVGGLLFLVVLRAVLRRNPDRSPVVVHYTPAEDESPTLSAGVWGVPERALAAHVVDLAVRDKVEIVGSGDRAGADDFSVVLRDDTGLAHDDRRVVTALYGKDAAPGDRVDLGAFTRNPPSRAVAYVRQIDRATIDRGYRTVTPGWIGRVRSLLQFGGLTTGILLAFFLDEVPSVIQDLGEVGGWIYGLAIASAFAAFIVLPFFSVPGSTLTLAGGRHRTYLEGIRRYLSLAEEDRLRAAQAPATADLVSSGRRPFAEAPGAPGADVVNLYERLLPYAVLFGMQQDWIDVIRTAAHTPTEAGARAALFDAVTTDSLSRASSSIGRLAATPVSRGGSFSSSGSSSPSSWSSSGSSSGGGFSGGGGGGGGFGGR, encoded by the coding sequence GTGGTGTTCGCGAAGAGCGTGGCGGTCGCGGGGCTGCTGCTGGCATCCGTCGCCGGCATCTCGGCGCCGGGGCCGAGCGCGGCCGAGGCCGTTTCGGCTGACGTCGACGATTTCTCCTACGACTCCTTCGCGGGGGAGTACTGGCTCGGGCGGGAGCCGAGCGGACGCAGTGCGCTGTTCACCACCGAGACGATCGTCGCCCGGTTCCCCGAGTTCGACCAGAATCGCGGCATCGTCCGCGCGATCCCGAAGGCCGACTCGGGCGTGGATCACGACACGTCCGTCGTGAGCGTCACGGGTGAGGGCGGGGAGCCGATCCCGTGGTGGACGGAGGAGGATGAGGAGTTCGTCTACGTCCTGACCGGAGACGACTCCTATGTACGGGGCGCGCAGACCTACGTTATCTCCTACACGATGACCGACGTGGTCGTGCGCTACGACGACACCGACGCCGACGAGTTCACCTGGGACACCGTCGGCACCGATCACGCGCAGCCCTTCGACGCCGTCGAGGCCGTCGTGCATGTGCTCGGCGATCCGGCCGACGGCCTGCTGCCGGGGCGCGCCTTCTGCTACACCGGTCCCGCGGGCTCGACGGAACTCTGCGACATCCGGGAGGCGGCCCCGCCGACGGCGCTGGGCGCGGCGGTGGCGGCCTGGGCTGCCGGTCTCGATGCCGGCGCTGCGCCGTCGGTCGAGGCCTCGTTCATCGCGGATGACACCGGGCTCGGCCCCGACGAGAACGTCACCGTCTCGCTCGGCTTCGCCACCGGCACGTTCGCCGCTGTCTCTCCGCCGCCCCCGCCGCCCTACCCGTGGTGGGAGTGGGTGCTTCCCGGTGCAGGGCTGGCGTGCGGTGTCGGTGGCCTCCTCTTCCTGGTGGTGCTGCGAGCGGTGCTGCGGCGAAATCCGGATCGGTCGCCGGTGGTCGTGCACTACACCCCCGCCGAGGATGAGTCGCCCACCCTGTCGGCGGGGGTGTGGGGTGTCCCCGAACGCGCTCTGGCCGCACACGTCGTCGATCTGGCCGTTCGCGATAAGGTCGAGATCGTCGGCTCGGGCGACAGGGCCGGAGCGGACGATTTCTCCGTGGTTCTGCGGGATGACACGGGTCTGGCCCATGACGATCGCCGCGTCGTGACGGCGTTGTACGGCAAGGATGCCGCGCCCGGCGACCGGGTCGACCTCGGCGCCTTCACGCGAAATCCCCCCAGTCGCGCGGTGGCGTATGTGCGCCAGATCGACCGGGCCACCATCGATCGCGGGTACCGTACCGTCACGCCCGGCTGGATCGGACGTGTCCGCAGTCTCCTTCAGTTCGGCGGCCTGACCACCGGCATCCTCCTGGCCTTCTTCCTCGACGAGGTTCCGTCCGTGATCCAGGACCTGGGCGAGGTCGGCGGGTGGATCTACGGGCTTGCGATCGCCAGCGCGTTCGCGGCGTTCATCGTCCTGCCGTTCTTCTCCGTGCCGGGCTCGACCCTGACCCTCGCCGGGGGGCGCCACCGGACCTACCTCGAGGGAATCCGCCGCTACCTCTCGCTCGCGGAGGAAGATCGCCTTCGGGCGGCCCAGGCGCCGGCGACAGCGGATCTGGTCTCCTCCGGCCGGCGCCCCTTCGCCGAGGCGCCGGGCGCGCCCGGTGCGGACGTGGTCAATCTCTACGAGCGTTTGCTGCCCTACGCGGTGCTCTTCGGGATGCAGCAGGACTGGATCGATGTGATCCGCACCGCCGCGCATACTCCCACGGAGGCGGGTGCCCGTGCGGCCCTCTTCGATGCGGTCACCACCGACTCCCTGTCGCGGGCGTCCTCCTCGATCGGTCGTCTCGCGGCCACGCCGGTGTCGCGCGGCGGATCGTTCTCGTCTTCGGGGTCGTCGTCCCCGAGCAGCTGGTCCTCATCGGGCAGCTCCAGCGGCGGAGGGTTCTCGGGAGGCGGGGGAGGCGGCGGCGGATTCGGCGGCCGGTGA
- a CDS encoding malate:quinone oxidoreductase — MTDSSDSETPPAAPDEVIDVVLIGGGIMSATLGTLLKEIQPDWKIVVYERLSDVALESSNAWNNAGTGHAALCELNYMPEGPDGSLDPAKAIAINEQFQQSRQLWSSLVDRGVLDEPSTFINATPHMTFVTGEKDVAYLRKRYEVLRQQPLFAGIEYSEDSRVINQWAPLLMKKRRKGEPFAATRVPSGTDVDFGALTRQLFDDLVEKGAEVVTNREVKKIRRAGDGTWRVRWRNTIGHTPGETRARFVFVGAGGWALKLLQSSRIPEIGGYGVFPIGGQWLKTSNPALVAQHRAKVYSQASVGAPPMSVPHLDTRVVDGEASLLFGPFATFSPKFLKNGKITDIVAQVRPGNILPMLKVAVDNPGLIKYLVGELLKNHARKVDSLRDFMPTARDEDWELLQAGQRAQVMKKDPKKGGVLQFGTEVVTSADGTIAGLLGASPGASTAVSIMLGLLKTCFPDRIAEWEPRLQQLIPSYGHTLNPRPEVAEEVLSETAEALALTA, encoded by the coding sequence GTGACTGATTCCTCCGATTCCGAGACCCCACCGGCGGCACCAGACGAGGTCATCGACGTCGTCCTGATCGGCGGGGGCATCATGTCGGCCACCCTCGGCACCCTGCTCAAGGAGATCCAGCCGGACTGGAAGATCGTCGTCTACGAACGACTGAGCGACGTGGCCCTCGAGAGCTCCAACGCCTGGAACAACGCCGGGACCGGTCACGCAGCGTTGTGCGAGCTGAACTACATGCCCGAGGGCCCGGACGGATCGCTCGACCCCGCCAAGGCGATCGCGATCAACGAGCAGTTCCAGCAGAGCCGCCAGCTCTGGTCATCCCTGGTCGACCGGGGTGTGCTCGACGAGCCGTCCACCTTCATCAACGCCACCCCGCACATGACCTTCGTCACGGGCGAGAAGGACGTCGCCTACCTCCGGAAGCGTTACGAGGTACTCCGGCAGCAGCCGCTCTTCGCCGGCATCGAGTACAGCGAGGACTCGCGGGTGATCAACCAGTGGGCCCCGCTGCTGATGAAGAAGCGCAGGAAGGGCGAGCCGTTCGCTGCGACGCGGGTCCCCAGTGGGACCGACGTCGACTTCGGTGCGCTCACCCGACAGCTGTTCGACGACCTCGTCGAGAAGGGTGCGGAGGTCGTCACCAATCGCGAGGTGAAGAAGATCCGGCGCGCGGGGGACGGCACATGGCGGGTGCGGTGGCGCAACACCATCGGCCACACCCCCGGAGAGACTCGCGCGCGGTTCGTGTTCGTCGGTGCGGGTGGATGGGCCCTGAAGCTCCTGCAGTCCAGCCGCATCCCCGAGATCGGCGGATACGGCGTCTTCCCGATCGGGGGGCAGTGGCTGAAGACCAGCAATCCCGCCCTCGTGGCGCAGCACCGTGCCAAGGTCTACTCCCAGGCCTCGGTCGGGGCACCGCCGATGTCGGTGCCGCACCTCGACACGCGCGTCGTCGACGGCGAGGCCTCGCTGCTGTTCGGCCCGTTCGCCACATTCAGCCCGAAGTTCTTGAAGAACGGCAAGATCACCGACATCGTCGCGCAGGTCAGGCCGGGGAACATCCTGCCGATGCTGAAGGTCGCCGTCGACAACCCCGGGCTCATCAAGTACCTCGTCGGCGAGCTGCTGAAGAACCACGCGCGCAAGGTCGACAGCCTTCGCGACTTCATGCCGACCGCGCGTGATGAGGATTGGGAACTGCTGCAGGCCGGTCAGCGTGCGCAGGTCATGAAGAAGGATCCGAAGAAGGGCGGCGTGCTGCAGTTCGGCACCGAGGTGGTCACTTCGGCGGACGGGACGATCGCCGGGCTTCTCGGCGCCTCGCCCGGGGCGTCGACGGCGGTGTCGATCATGCTCGGGCTGCTGAAGACGTGCTTCCCCGACCGGATCGCCGAATGGGAGCCGCGGCTGCAGCAGCTGATCCCGAGCTACGGTCACACGCTGAACCCGCGGCCCGAGGTCGCCGAAGAGGTGCTGTCCGAGACGGCAGAGGCGCTCGCGCTCACCGCCTGA
- a CDS encoding aspartate-semialdehyde dehydrogenase: MTRISDSGLSLAVVGATGQVGTVMREILLERSFPIRELRLFATARSAGTAVDFAGHTVVIEDIATADPEGIDIALFSAGATGSRAHAPRFAEAGAVVIDNSSAWRMDPEVPLVVSEVNPHAIDEAVKGIIANPNCTTMAAMPVLKPLDAEAGLERLIVSTYQAVSGSGLAGAEELLGQVEGVLAQGETLRLVHDGSAVDFPEPEKYVAPIAFDVIPFAGNLVDDGENETDEEKKLRNESRKILELPDLRVAGTCVRVPVFTGHSLSIHAEFSRELSPARAAEILADAPGVTLEEVPTPLQAAGKDPSFVGRIRADQSAPEGRGLVLFISNDNLRKGAALNAVQIAELVASRRFAGAGA, translated from the coding sequence ATGACCCGCATCTCCGACTCCGGTCTGTCCCTCGCCGTCGTCGGTGCCACCGGTCAGGTCGGCACCGTCATGCGCGAGATCCTCCTGGAGCGCAGTTTCCCGATCCGTGAGCTCCGGCTCTTCGCCACCGCCCGCTCCGCGGGCACCGCGGTGGACTTCGCCGGGCACACGGTGGTCATCGAGGACATCGCCACCGCCGACCCGGAGGGCATCGACATCGCCCTGTTCTCGGCCGGCGCGACCGGCAGTCGCGCACACGCGCCGCGCTTCGCCGAGGCGGGTGCCGTCGTCATCGACAACTCCAGCGCCTGGCGGATGGACCCCGAGGTGCCCCTCGTCGTCAGCGAGGTCAACCCCCACGCGATCGACGAGGCCGTCAAGGGCATCATCGCCAACCCGAACTGCACGACGATGGCGGCCATGCCCGTGCTGAAGCCGCTCGACGCCGAGGCGGGGCTCGAGCGGCTGATCGTCAGCACCTACCAGGCGGTCAGCGGATCGGGACTGGCGGGCGCGGAGGAGTTGCTCGGCCAGGTCGAGGGTGTGCTGGCGCAGGGCGAAACGCTGCGTCTCGTCCATGACGGCTCCGCGGTGGACTTCCCCGAGCCGGAGAAGTACGTCGCGCCGATCGCCTTCGATGTGATCCCTTTCGCCGGCAACCTCGTCGACGACGGCGAGAACGAGACCGACGAGGAGAAGAAGCTCCGCAACGAGAGCCGCAAGATCCTCGAGCTTCCCGACCTCCGTGTCGCCGGCACCTGCGTGCGGGTGCCGGTGTTCACCGGCCACTCGCTCAGCATCCACGCGGAATTCTCCCGCGAGCTCTCCCCGGCGCGGGCGGCCGAGATCCTCGCCGATGCTCCCGGGGTCACCCTCGAAGAGGTGCCGACGCCGTTGCAGGCCGCGGGGAAGGACCCGAGCTTCGTCGGCCGGATCCGCGCCGACCAGTCGGCTCCCGAGGGGCGAGGACTCGTCCTGTTCATCAGCAACGACAATCTCCGCAAGGGCGCCGCTCTCAACGCGGTGCAGATCGCCGAACTCGTCGCATCACGACGGTTCGCCGGAGCCGGTGCCTGA
- a CDS encoding DM13 domain-containing protein — MRKQGASAVRRRRWMWVVGGTVALACGLVAALVFQPWLALIDVRVDDEIPVAASTPQQPPAAEGPTPSPSSDGSPAASASAAPAGPVDLLSGTFISHEHATSGSARIIENPDGTRQLAIEQLATTNGPDVHVWLSAGPVIEGFDGWFTAGQYDFVDLGPIKGNLGNQLYDIPPEVDLDVFRTVDLWCVQFSVSFGAAALG, encoded by the coding sequence ATGCGGAAGCAGGGCGCGTCAGCGGTGCGGAGACGGCGCTGGATGTGGGTCGTCGGCGGAACGGTCGCGCTTGCCTGCGGGCTCGTCGCCGCGCTGGTCTTCCAGCCTTGGCTGGCCCTGATAGACGTCCGGGTCGATGATGAGATCCCGGTGGCTGCGTCGACGCCGCAGCAGCCCCCCGCCGCAGAGGGCCCGACGCCCTCGCCCTCGAGCGACGGGTCGCCGGCGGCATCCGCATCCGCAGCGCCGGCGGGGCCGGTCGACCTCCTCTCAGGGACCTTCATCAGTCACGAACACGCGACGTCGGGGTCGGCGCGGATCATCGAGAATCCCGATGGCACGAGGCAACTGGCCATCGAGCAGCTCGCCACCACCAACGGCCCCGATGTCCACGTGTGGCTGAGCGCGGGGCCCGTGATCGAGGGCTTCGACGGCTGGTTCACCGCCGGCCAGTACGACTTCGTCGACCTCGGACCGATCAAGGGCAATCTCGGCAACCAGCTCTACGACATCCCCCCGGAGGTCGACCTCGACGTCTTCCGCACGGTCGACCTGTGGTGTGTGCAATTCAGTGTGTCCTTCGGCGCCGCCGCACTCGGGTGA
- a CDS encoding dihydrofolate reductase family protein, with amino-acid sequence MTDLVYYVAISLDGRICAPDGGFEAFPMTGDHLEAIQVEWADTLPSAFYEQSGSTAPRERFSTVLMGWNTFAAGLSATDSPYAHLDQIVFSRTRTQADVGAGVRVARDDPRRVVADLKARGGGDIWLCGGGDLAGQLLDDIDRLVLKVNPVVFGDGRPLFATGYDPTAFTLEASRTFHSGVLINEYARRRPGT; translated from the coding sequence ATGACGGACCTCGTCTACTACGTCGCGATCAGTCTCGACGGGCGGATCTGCGCGCCCGACGGGGGATTCGAGGCCTTTCCGATGACGGGTGATCACCTGGAGGCGATCCAGGTCGAGTGGGCGGACACGCTCCCCTCCGCCTTCTATGAGCAGTCCGGTTCGACGGCGCCCCGCGAGAGGTTCTCCACCGTGCTGATGGGATGGAACACCTTCGCCGCCGGCCTGAGCGCGACCGACTCGCCGTACGCGCACCTCGACCAGATCGTCTTCTCGCGTACCCGCACGCAGGCAGACGTGGGTGCGGGGGTGCGCGTGGCGCGGGATGATCCCCGGCGCGTCGTGGCGGACCTGAAGGCGCGCGGGGGCGGTGACATCTGGCTCTGCGGCGGAGGCGATCTCGCCGGGCAGCTGCTCGACGACATCGACCGCCTGGTGCTGAAGGTCAATCCCGTCGTCTTCGGCGACGGGCGTCCGCTCTTCGCCACCGGCTATGACCCGACCGCGTTCACCCTGGAGGCGAGCCGGACCTTCCACTCCGGCGTCCTCATCAACGAGTACGCCCGTCGTCGTCCGGGAACATGA